GAACAACCGTTAAAGATAGTGTGTGTGGGGAACAATTTATCAAGATCTCGGTTCGCATTCAACAGTCGAGACGTAGTTTTTTAAGAGGTACATATTGAGAAGAACTTTGTTTGAACAATAAGAACGTGGGGAAACAATAGTACAAGTAGGACAGGCTACAATATATAGGGGTTTCAATCACACGTCCATTGTATGGTTATGCTAAAATGTCTTGAGAGTCAAGAGAGGCTACAATTTTCAAAGTCTGCGGTAACGCTTAGTCGTCAAAACACAGTTTTTTATCTAGTAGTACAGAGTAGCAATCTAAGAATCAGCCTGAGTTTTTTGGTTTATTTAGACGGTCAGCGGGTGGTCGCTTGTTTTCCGAGTTTCCTTTAGTTCATGGTGCTTTATCCTAGGAGATGACGTCGTTTCCAAGCGTTGGGCGGCCAGTGGACGTCATGCTCGGTCGGTAAGATGTGATTTGCTGATCAGTCGGTGTGCGCCCAGCTCCGCCCACTACCGCATATTTACCCACATCCTCCCTCTTCCCCCTCCTTTTTACACTggtccaactcattccaaataGCTCCATTCAAACCACtccatcaaatcctcaaaccCATCCATACGAAAGTATCAAAGCACAAAATtccaaaaatgcaaaataaataattaaaaacaaacttAACCGTAGCTACGCAGGACAGTGACAGCATCTTTGGAGCCAGGGTAAGATTTCTGATATCAAATTAACGCCTTATCTTTCTTTACCATGCAAGTTATATGCCATGCTTCAAgacaaatattaataataaaaaaaaaatctaaatactaacaatcaaaaaaaaaatctaaatgaacAATGCAGAGGATGGTTACGTTTCAGTTCAATTAAAACCCAAAAACACATCTATccaataataaatcaataattagAGGAGGCATCCATGACAACGCATTAGCTTTTCCTCCCTTAACACTAAGGATAAGGCAGTCCCTCACACTCCCTTTAGTATCTAAACTAACACGCATGCAAGACACATCACTTATTTAAAAAGACGACCTGACAGAAAAACAAAGCCTCAGATTTAAACatgaaaaaataatcaaaatctGATATGGTATACAACTACCTTACTATACCACTATAAAAAATCTGTCTAAATGCAAATCAGTATTTCATGATCTTGAATAAGCTGGATTGAATCTAAAGTTAAACCAATGAATACAGTATCTACCCGTTGTCAGAATTAGCTACAACCTTCATAGAATATAACTCCCTGCAGATACGTCCCACTTCAATTACTTCCCTCCTGCGATACAAAACGGGACTCGCACACTTTCTGGCCAAAGTACGCTTTAGTAGCCACGGCCAAAGCCGTTGCTGTACTTGTCCTCCAAGTAATCATCTTTATCAAAGCCTGAGCCGAGTGAATAGCGCTGATAATGGGAGGACGAGGCGGCGGAGGAGGGGGGAGGAGGAGCGGCGCCTGCGCCACTGCGGGCGTAGTTGCGGGCGTAGCCTGCAGAGGAAGGtggtggcggcggcggcggcaggAGAGAGCGACGGCTGCCCAAAGGGCTGCGCTCGCGGTAGTAGCGCGAggcgagaggaggagagagcggTCGCTGCGGAGGCGGAAGACGTCGGTCGTAGGGATCCCGTTCATAATAACGCGAGGAGGCGGCGGCATATGGGTCGGGCCGAACGCTCCTCTCGTACGCCTCGCGTTCGTAGTAGGCGCGGGGAGGCggtggagggagaggaggaggtggaagTCGGCCTCGGGGCGCATAGTAGTCGCCGGGCGGAGGGCGTGGGGGAAGGTAGTGAGGGTGGTGGTGTGGGTGTGGTGGATAGTGatggggaggaggggggagaTAGTCTTCCCCACGGCCATTTTT
This sequence is a window from Salminus brasiliensis chromosome 18, fSalBra1.hap2, whole genome shotgun sequence. Protein-coding genes within it:
- the LOC140539447 gene encoding uncharacterized protein; the protein is MVKIFVGNVASATTEAELRALFEQHGTVSDCDILKNYGFVHMDEEDAAQKAVAALHKFVLNGSRITVEYATTKVRNATKIYVGNVPEGVTAAKIKELFQPFGKVVECDIVKNFAFVHMQRENEALEAIRELNHSKVEGQKIFVSLSRSNQAKNGRGEDYLPPPPHHYPPHPHHHPHYLPPRPPPGDYYAPRGRLPPPPLPPPPPRAYYEREAYERSVRPDPYAAASSRYYERDPYDRRLPPPQRPLSPPLASRYYRERSPLGSRRSLLPPPPPPPSSAGYARNYARSGAGAAPPPPSSAASSSHYQRYSLGSGFDKDDYLEDKYSNGFGRGY